The following nucleotide sequence is from Paenibacillus odorifer.
GCAGATTTACGAATTCGTCTGGCTTCTTCTTGGCCAAACTTTCCAATTGCTTACGAACTTGACTTTCATTCGTCACGCTCTCCAAGTTAATAGAAGGAAATTCAGTAGGAACCTGCAATGGAATGTCTTCATCTTCCTCTTCCACAGTCTGTTTACGACTCCGGTAGATTAGATATCCTCCACCTGCTCCAACCAGCAATGCTGCTGCTCCGATAGCCCATATCATCCAAGAAGCGAGACCACCTTTAACGGTGTTGGCATCGGTGCCACCAAATTGTTGCGAGTAGACCGAAACCTTTTTGGTCAAATCAGCGTCTGTATATGTAGTACCTGAATCTGCAAGAGAAGCGCGAACAATATTCACCAAAATATTTTGAATTGCAGCTGATGTTGCATCATCTAAAGTTTTTTCTCCTGAAGGTGGTTCAACTGCAACATTTATGGTTAAGTCTTTAACAGTATACGGACTAGCAATAACATCTTTAGTAATTCGGTTAACTTCGTAGTTCCTCGTTTCAGAAGATTCCTCCGAGGTAGAAGTATCCGCACCCGCATCAGAAGGATAGCCCGTAACATCTTGAGAACCAGTGCCAGCCACTCCGCCAGTCGTGTTTCCTTGACCCGAATACGAATTACTAATTATCTGTGAACTGATCTCAATCCCCTTCATGTTCTCTGTATCCACAGGGGTAACAAGATCTTCCTTCCGGTTTTCCTTGTCAAAGTTCAACTTTGAGAACACAAGAACATCCACTTTATCAGGACCGGTAAGAGTGCTAAGGAATTGTTTCACATTTTTCTTTACTTCTTCTTCGAATTTTTTCTGAAGAGCGAAGTTTTCTTCAACTTGGTTTGTGACACCAGCCTGTCCACCTTTAGCTCTTGGCATTAATTCAATTTCATTATTTGCAATGGTAATGTTGTCAATTGGCAAATTGGGCACAGCAGTTTTCACAAGATTGAAATACCCGTCAATATTGTCTTGAGTAGGTCTAAATCCTGGATCAAATGAAAGCACAACGGATGCAGATGCCTGCTCCTGATCAGCCTGTGAGGCAAAAACTGTCTCTTTAGGCAAATTAATCAGCACTTTTGCATCTTTAATCCCTTGCATGCGTCTCATTAACTGTTCAACTTCACCGTTTAATGCATTATTGTACTTCACGTTAAACTCGCTATCTGTTGTACCAATCATCGATGAGTTTTCATCAAAGACTTTATATCCGATAGAACCACCTTGAACAATCCCCTGAGAACCGATATCCACCTTGACCCGAGCTGCTTCTGTACTTGGTACAGAAATACTCTTTCCATCTTGACTTAATCGGTATGAAACACCTGCTGAATCTAAGGCTTTCATTACTCCAGCCGAATCCGTACTGTCCAAATCTTGAAATGCTACTTCATATTCTGTTTTTGAAAGCTGCATGGTCATAACTACGATTATTATTAGAATGATAAACAATGTTGAAAAGAATAAAATCTTCTGTTTACCACTAAATCTGTTCCAATACAAGAGAACCTTCTCCCGATATTGGGCAAATCTTTCATTCACAGTGTCACCCCATCCGAAACTAAGCTAGGATTTATTATATTTGAGTTCTCATAATTTCTTGATAGGCTTCAATCACTTTGTTCCGGACTTGTGTAGTCAACTGTAAACTCAGTAGAGCCTGTTGGGAAGAAATCATCACTTCGTCAATGTTCACTTCTCCCAATACAAATTTATTACTCATATCCTTAGCTTGTTGTTCCTGATCAGCCACTTTATTGAGCGCATCCTCAAGATAAGAGCCAAAGCTCTCCATCGAATTAGCAGGAGTGGATGAAACTTCGGAAGATGTCGGTTTCATAGCAAGCTGCTGTACAGCCTGAACCCCATTAGATATATTCTGTATCAACTGTTTCCCCCCCTTAAGTTAATTAACATTCATTTATCTACCAATTTCGAGTGCCTTGCTTACCATAGCCTTGGATGCATTAAGCATCGTGACATTGGCATCATAAGAACGAGATGCAGATAACATATCAACCATTTCTTTGGTAATGTCTACGTTTGGCATATAGACATATCCTTCAGCATCCGCATCAGGATGGCTCGGATTGTATACCGGTTTCAATGGTGAAGTATCTTCTATGATCGACTGCACCTTAACCCCTTCATTGCTATTGTTCATTTTCGAATTTAGTATATTCGAGAATTTATTACTTTCGTTCGTTTCCAAAACAACCAACTTACGTCGGTAAGGAACAGCCTTGCCATCAACCACGGATGCTCTTGTAGTTTCAGCGTTGGCTACGTTGGAAGAAATTACATCCATCCGCAACCGTTGAGCCGTTAATGCAGATGCGCTGATCCCAAAACTACTACCAAAGTTCATACTCTCTTATCCTCCTTGAATTACGGCTCGCATCATCGAAATCTGGCTGTTAATCTGTTCAACATAAGAACTATACCTAAGCTGGTTCTCTGCGCTTAACGCCATTTCGCGATCTACATCCACATTATTGTCGTTATTGTTCATAGAGGTAGTTTCATCAGTATTCTCAACAGCAGCGGGAACAATTGTGTTGCTGCCAAATTGATAATGCCGGGTATCCGAAACTTTCGCTCTAAGTGTAGATTGGATTCCACTTTCCTGTTGTTGCAGGATACTTTCGAATGAAACATCAGAACGTTTGAAATTGGGCGTATCTTGATTAGCCACGTTATTTGCTAGAGCACTTTGTCGTTTATAGGCAGCATCAATGCCTCCCTGCAATCGTTGAAAACTGACACTATTCAGCAATCCCAAGACAATTCCTCCTTTCAAAGCTATCATAATGAAAAGAATTCCACAACTTCCATCAAAAAACCTGCTTGCTTTCGACAAATAAAGAAGAAAAATACTCAAAATTTACGGTATTCCGTCGAACGCTGTCGCAATGAATAACATTTAGCATTTTCACATACATTGATTTTCATTTAATTTGTATATTATTACAATAAGAAATAAGCCCTATCTTTTTAGAAAAGACAGGGCTTTTAGCACTTTATTACTATTTATTTACATTTTTAACTCATTATTTTCTTTTTAATTGCATGTTTTGACATATTTTTACGTTTTCACGACACCAATTTGTAATTTATCTAATCCGTTATGCCCAAATTCAAAATACATAGATTTTTTGTTTTTTTTGTCACTTTAAAGAATATACTGACTTAAATCACGATCCTGAGCTATACTTGCCAATTTCTCGCGCACATACTCCGGGGTAATAACCATTTTCTCCAAAGTCAGCTCAGGTGCTTCAAAAGAAAGATCCTCTAACAGCTTCTCCAAAATAGTATGAAGACGCCGTGCACCTATATTCTCCATATTTTGATTCACTGAAGCCGCTATTTTGGCAATCTCATGTATAGCATCCTTCTGGAATTCCACTTCTAAATTTTCTGTTTTAAGCAGATTCACATATTGTTTAGTTAAAGCATTCTCCGGTTCCGTCAAAATAGAAACGAAATCCTCTAACGTTAGACTGCTCAGCTCTACGCGAATCGGAAAACGACCTTGAAGTTCTGGAATCAAATCTGAAGGCTTAGCAATATGGAAAGCTCCGGCAGCCATAAAGAGTACATAGTCCGTCTTCACAGGACCGTATTTCGTCATAATGGTCGAGCCCTCTACAATCGGCAAAATATCCCGTTGCACACCTTCACGCGACACATCCGGTCCAGACCCTTTTCCCTGACTTGCTACTTTATCGATTTCATCGATAAAAATAATGCCTGATTGTTCAGCCCGAGTCACGGATTCCTGGATCACATCATCCATATCAATCAGCTTGGCCGCCTCATCCTGAATGAGTACCTTGCGCGCTTCGCGAATAGGAAGCTTACGTTTCTTCGTCCGCTTAGGCAGCAAACTGCCGAACATCTCTTGCATATTCATACCCATTTGGTCGTTACCTTGACCTGCAAACATATCCATCATAGTTGGCGCTGTATCCTCAACATCAATTTCAATGATGTCATCTTCCAGCTGACCAGCTAACAGCTTAAATCTAACCCCACGGCGGCGTTCACTTAAACTTCCATCCTGCTCAGTGTCTTCTTTAGAGTCCTCTTGTGCAGAATTCCCTCCAAAAATCATCTCGAAAGGATTCTTTTGTGATTTATTTTTGGAAGAAGAAGGGACCAATATAGAAACGATCCGCTCATTAGCCAGTTCTTCCGCACGATCCTTAACCTTCTCCGTACGCTCAAGCTTGACCATACGAATAGAAGTCTCTACCAGATCACGAACCATAGATTCCACATCTCGACCTACATAACCGACCTCAGTGAATTTAGTAGCCTCCACTTTGATGAACGGTGCATTAACAAGCTTTGCTAGACGCCGGGCGATCTCTGTCTTACCCACACCTGTAGGTCCGATCATCAGGATGTTCTTAGGGACGACTTCATCACGCAGTTCCTCTGCTAGCAGACTGCGCCGATACCGATTACGGAGCGCAACAGCTACCGATTTCTTGGCTTGCTTCTGACCTACGATATATTTATCCAATTCGGCTACAATTTGACGGGGTGTAAGCGATTGATTCACCATCGTGAATTCCTCCTTGTCTCTATGGCACTGAGTCTATAATTGTTCAACAATAATGTTGGAATTAGTGTACACACAAATTTCAGATGCTACCTGAAGCGATTCTCTAGCAATATCCGCAGCGGAAAGATTGGGTGCATGACGTTTGAGTGCTCGACCTGAAGCCAGCGCAAAATTACCACCGGAACCAATCGCAAGAACGTCATCATCCGGTTCGATAATTTCACCATTTCCGGAGATCAGGAGCATTCCTTCCTTATCCATAACAATCATCAAAGCTTCAAGCTTCCGAAGAATACGA
It contains:
- the fliF gene encoding flagellar basal-body MS-ring/collar protein FliF; translation: MNERFAQYREKVLLYWNRFSGKQKILFFSTLFIILIIIVVMTMQLSKTEYEVAFQDLDSTDSAGVMKALDSAGVSYRLSQDGKSISVPSTEAARVKVDIGSQGIVQGGSIGYKVFDENSSMIGTTDSEFNVKYNNALNGEVEQLMRRMQGIKDAKVLINLPKETVFASQADQEQASASVVLSFDPGFRPTQDNIDGYFNLVKTAVPNLPIDNITIANNEIELMPRAKGGQAGVTNQVEENFALQKKFEEEVKKNVKQFLSTLTGPDKVDVLVFSKLNFDKENRKEDLVTPVDTENMKGIEISSQIISNSYSGQGNTTGGVAGTGSQDVTGYPSDAGADTSTSEESSETRNYEVNRITKDVIASPYTVKDLTINVAVEPPSGEKTLDDATSAAIQNILVNIVRASLADSGTTYTDADLTKKVSVYSQQFGGTDANTVKGGLASWMIWAIGAAALLVGAGGGYLIYRSRKQTVEEEDEDIPLQVPTEFPSINLESVTNESQVRKQLESLAKKKPDEFVNLLRTWLADEQR
- the fliE gene encoding flagellar hook-basal body complex protein FliE: MIQNISNGVQAVQQLAMKPTSSEVSSTPANSMESFGSYLEDALNKVADQEQQAKDMSNKFVLGEVNIDEVMISSQQALLSLQLTTQVRNKVIEAYQEIMRTQI
- the flgC gene encoding flagellar basal body rod protein FlgC, encoding MNFGSSFGISASALTAQRLRMDVISSNVANAETTRASVVDGKAVPYRRKLVVLETNESNKFSNILNSKMNNSNEGVKVQSIIEDTSPLKPVYNPSHPDADAEGYVYMPNVDITKEMVDMLSASRSYDANVTMLNASKAMVSKALEIGR
- the flgB gene encoding flagellar basal body rod protein FlgB is translated as MGLLNSVSFQRLQGGIDAAYKRQSALANNVANQDTPNFKRSDVSFESILQQQESGIQSTLRAKVSDTRHYQFGSNTIVPAAVENTDETTSMNNNDNNVDVDREMALSAENQLRYSSYVEQINSQISMMRAVIQGG
- the hslU gene encoding ATP-dependent protease ATPase subunit HslU — encoded protein: MVNQSLTPRQIVAELDKYIVGQKQAKKSVAVALRNRYRRSLLAEELRDEVVPKNILMIGPTGVGKTEIARRLAKLVNAPFIKVEATKFTEVGYVGRDVESMVRDLVETSIRMVKLERTEKVKDRAEELANERIVSILVPSSSKNKSQKNPFEMIFGGNSAQEDSKEDTEQDGSLSERRRGVRFKLLAGQLEDDIIEIDVEDTAPTMMDMFAGQGNDQMGMNMQEMFGSLLPKRTKKRKLPIREARKVLIQDEAAKLIDMDDVIQESVTRAEQSGIIFIDEIDKVASQGKGSGPDVSREGVQRDILPIVEGSTIMTKYGPVKTDYVLFMAAGAFHIAKPSDLIPELQGRFPIRVELSSLTLEDFVSILTEPENALTKQYVNLLKTENLEVEFQKDAIHEIAKIAASVNQNMENIGARRLHTILEKLLEDLSFEAPELTLEKMVITPEYVREKLASIAQDRDLSQYIL